The window CCTAATGCTACGCTTACATACATCTCTGTCCTGCTAAAGAACTGCCCCTCTACGTCTTCAGATTCTGGCTGCAGAGCTGCTTCTTCTATGTCACTATTGCACGTTTTGTGGAGTGGAAAGCCACACAGTCCCTTGTTTCCCACGAATGAACTTTCTGAAAACGTTTGCATTTGGTTGCCTTGTGGGATCATTCCAACCAGTTCATTGTATGATAAATTTAACAACGAAAGAAATGTGAGATCTGAAAGCTTTTCAGGGATACGCCCCTCTAACTTGTTGAATGAGAGGTCTAATGATTCCAGTTGCTTCAAATTTCCAACTGCCGCCGGGATTTGGCCAGTGAGAGCATTGTGAGACAAGTTGAGAAGACGAAGAGATTTGAGTTCTCCGACTGTCTCAGGTATGCCTTCAATAAAACTGTTATTCGACAAGTCAATGGAGTTGAAGATTATGAGAATTTTCCCTATGGTGACTTCTCGTCCTTTAAGAGAAAGAATGACTGAGTCCTGGTAGTAAGCTATTGACGCTGATTCAGACTGAAAATGCAGATGATAAAGGCGAGGATGTGGTTCCACTGAGTTAACCTTCATAGCTTCCAGATCCATGAATATATTTCTTGGCAGAATGCCACTGAAATTATTGGAAGCTAGATCAATTATTTGGAGAGCAGGCCAGGTGTAATTGACCCCAGAGCAATCAATGTTGCCATGGAAATTATTGAACCGTAGCacaagtacatggagatttgacaAGCTCTTCAACCAGCAGGGTAAGGTATCAGTTATCTTGTTGTTTCCCAAGTTTAACACCTTCAGTTTCCTGCAATTGGATATAGACCGAGGAATCTTCCCCTCCAAGTTATTCTGCCTTAGATCTATGGTCTCCAAGCTACACTTCTCTGAAAAGTTTCCAGGCAAATTACCCCTGAGATTGTTTCTTCCAAGGTTCAGCACTTTCAAACTACGGCTGCTTTGTTCAGCTAAACATGCTGGTATTCTGCCACTCAATTTGTTGCTGGACAAATCAAGTACTTCAAGATTGGTCGCGTTACATATTGAAGAAGGGATAGTTCCATTGATTGTGTTGTTTGCAATTGAGAGGAACACGACACTTGAGAGGTGATTGCCAATATCAGGTGGTATACTAGTAGTAAATTTATTGCTGGAGAAGTCTACATATAAAGCTGCACGTGGTGGTAATGGAATTTCCCCGGTGAGCAGATTCAAATGTAGATCAAGGGAATCTATATTGCGAAATCTGTAAGGCTCCTGCAGGTGTGTGAACTGATTACGAGATAGATTCAGATCAGTGAGACCTCCGTCCCATATCCagtttggaattttacctttgaTATGGTTGATCGACAGATCTAACAACGTCAACTCAGATTGCTTCTCAAGGAAAGAAATATTGTACAGATTGCAAGAGGCCAACCTTAAAATACTCAAATGGGGAAGCAAGGCGAGTTCTGATTCACTTATATTTGTGTCAACTGATAACCTATTGTAGGACAGAACAAGAGCAACAAGGTTCTTAAGCTTtgtgaactttttccatttcacaGTACcattgaatttgttgtaagaAAGTGCAAGTTCTTGCAGATGGTGTAGCTCAAAGAAAAACTCTGGTATTGGCCCTTCCAATTTATTGCCAGCCAAATAAAGCTTTATCAGTGAAGAAGAAGTCACATTCTGTAGTTCAGTTATTTGGCCAGTAAAATTGTTGGCGGACAAATCTAAGAACTGAAGTGAGGGTAGGGAAAACAGTGATACTGGAATTATCCCAGAAAGTGAATTTTCGCTCAAAATAAGGACTATAAGATTCTCAAGGCCAACCCAGTGAG of the Nicotiana tabacum cultivar K326 chromosome 7, ASM71507v2, whole genome shotgun sequence genome contains:
- the LOC107813329 gene encoding receptor-like protein 49, with translation MNDVVAANSSKCLQGQKVLLLQLRNNLTYNSEASIKLATWDERIDCCQWQGITCNVAGQVIGIDLSYESISGSINNSALPNLKFLSVIVLDWNDLSSPIPEFFADFSNLTVLSLRSCNLTGEVPEKIFQVPTLQKIDLSYNYVLRGSLPEFPSNASLESLVLSYTNFSGSLPKSIGLLTKLIDLELLDCNFTGQIPSSIENLTQLRYLDFSQNLFTGSVPSFRQSKNLTMINFQRNNFSGEISSSHWVGLENLIVLILSENSLSGIIPVSLFSLPSLQFLDLSANNFTGQITELQNVTSSSLIKLYLAGNKLEGPIPEFFFELHHLQELALSYNKFNGTVKWKKFTKLKNLVALVLSYNRLSVDTNISESELALLPHLSILRLASCNLYNISFLEKQSELTLLDLSINHIKGKIPNWIWDGGLTDLNLSRNQFTHLQEPYRFRNIDSLDLHLNLLTGEIPLPPRAALYVDFSSNKFTTSIPPDIGNHLSSVVFLSIANNTINGTIPSSICNATNLEVLDLSSNKLSGRIPACLAEQSSRSLKVLNLGRNNLRGNLPGNFSEKCSLETIDLRQNNLEGKIPRSISNCRKLKVLNLGNNKITDTLPCWLKSLSNLHVLVLRFNNFHGNIDCSGVNYTWPALQIIDLASNNFSGILPRNIFMDLEAMKVNSVEPHPRLYHLHFQSESASIAYYQDSVILSLKGREVTIGKILIIFNSIDLSNNSFIEGIPETVGELKSLRLLNLSHNALTGQIPAAVGNLKQLESLDLSFNKLEGRIPEKLSDLTFLSLLNLSYNELVGMIPQGNQMQTFSESSFVGNKGLCGFPLHKTCNSDIEEAALQPESEDVEGQFFSRTEMYVSVALGFAAGLAIIFLPLLVSRRWRECYNKLIDGLIFWVFSKVGVKKRQRNTSISEIYWKKKARKSHCQVPR